The nucleotide sequence ACTAGCAAAAAATTAGCGCAATTATGCACTGCTGACTAAAACTAGAATAAACTAGATTGCATCCATACTCCTCTCATTCAGACGGAAGATAACAAAACCATCAGATATCAATGTAATTTGCGAACGAAGCAACCAATGGGAGTGGCCATTGACAGATCACATATATGCTTCTGAAAGCGCATCTACCCCGTCTGCAAAACAACAGCTGAAAGGGTCGGCAATGCACAAGTCCTTGGTATCCAAATAAGTACCCCAACAATAAGAACCACTTCCAAATTTCAATTGAGCGTCTTGAGAAGCTCTAGTTTCCACTTCTAGCAGCCTGAGTTGATTAGTCATCCAGCTCTTGTCGATGCCAATCTCCTTACACACTCCAAAGTTGATTTCCTTTACTACTTTCGCATTCAAAACAAAGAACTTGGCGAAGCCAACATCTTCCTCACCACCTTTGTAATTCTTCAACACCAGTACTTTGAGATGGTTATCAAGGCATTTGATTGGATCTAGTGGGTCATACTGACGCGCAttttttatctctgcctttacatATTTGTCCCACTGCGAAAGGAAATAATAACAAACATATGTTGAAGTAATTGCAAACTATAGTTTATTAGACGAGAATCAAATACTCAGTATGAGATTTATAGCAAAGAAAGATGAATACTCACAATGACATAGAGCTTTTGCAAGCAGGGGAAGCATCTAAGGATGTCAAGAATTGCATCCAAAGCAGGGCTAGAAAAATTGAGAGCCAAAACCTTTACGGTGCGTATTGAGCTTTCCGAGCTGGATGAGATCAATCCCTGAAGAAAACAACGGAGTTTGAAAAAAGAAATCGAAGTGAGGATTCCATGTAAGAGGCTAAGAGCCTAGAGACGGATGCAGCTGTACCTTAAAGATAATATTAACAATTTCTATTTCTGAGATGCAGGGAGACAAAAGGCCCAACATCTCCAGTTTAGGTGCCTTAACAACCCGGATAATCTCACTACCTAAGACTGGCGGACGTAACAGCAACCTTTCAAGGCGAGGGGCCTCCATAATGACCAATTCTCCTTTGCCTTCAAACAAACAAGTTATGACGATGATCCTGAGAGTTGGCGAGCAAATGCGGAGGCTACCTACCTCACGAATCTCCGACAGATATAAGTTCGCCAAGACATGGCAGCCAGACAGCACCCCAGAGAAGACATCCTCGGAGATGGAAACGCGCCATAGGTGGAGCTGCCTGAGGAGGGGAAAATTCAGTGAAGGTGCGATCTCCTTTGGGAAATCACAGGAGCCAATCCTGGCCAAGTGGAGCGTTGATGCTAAGCGCAGCACCGACGGTGGCAGCGGATAGCGCTTCTCCTTCTCAGACTGCCCATATCCATATTCAAGTAGACTGAAGCTGATTTCGAGCTCCTGGAGGTTGTCGAGGCTTCGGGAGTGGAACCAACTATTGATCTGAGCGGCATCCTCGGCAAACCTTTTTTTGGCTTTGTGGAGGCGGATGAAGCGGAAAGCGAAGCAGCGGGCCGGGCCAGGGTGGTCTGACAGAATCCTAGAGACTAAGGAGAGGCGCTTGAACTCGTCGCGGCGAAGGTGGTAGGAGGCGTCGAGGTTGAGAGGCGAGGAGCGCCAGAGGGGACGCCATCTTCGGGCGATGGCCTGCGTACGGGCGCCGTCCTTGGTGGGAAGGAGGGAGATGATGGTGCCGAGGACGTCATCGGGAAGTTTGCTGATGAGATCGCCATGGCTGATGAGATCCCCGTCGCTGACGAGCTTATCCTCGCGGATCCGCTTCCGTGGCCTGCGCCTGGCGGTTCCGGCGGACGCGCGCCTCTTGGGTGCGGGCGCCGCGGCCGGAGCCTCCGCCGCCTTCTTCCTGACCGCGGGACTCGCCGCCACCGTCCTCTTCATGTCCGGTCGCTGGAGAAATGGAGATCCGAGGCGGGAGCAGGGGAGTTGGGTGGGTTTTTTGTTCCAGCGATGGCACGGTGGTGCGGCTGCTGCGGGATGGAATCCAGAAAAACGATACCGATCGAAACATCTGCCTCCTCAGCGATTAGAGCATTCTGGCCGTCTGATCGGTTTGCTTGATGCGATTTTAGACGTCGGAGCGATCTCATACGTTGGATTTCGCCGCTAGAAGAGCTGGGCCGTCGGATAAAAAAAATAGGAGCTGTAGCAAAGGATAGTTACTCCGTGCCCCGCCGTGGGCGTTTTCGTCTTTTCACGTGTTGGCCCGTGACATGTTGATCTCTGGTTGGATGAGACGAGGCAGAGTCACCAATCCCGCGATGGAAACCTAGCCGCCTCCTTTCCCCGTCtcagctctctctccctcgcttgatctcctctcctcccctcccctcccctccactgCTCCGGCGGCGGCCAGATCCACCGCAACAGAGCGCTCCCAACAACGACAACGAGCAGCAGCGGAGGGAGGACGAGGAgcacgatggcggcggcggcggggagcagcagcagcaggcaagGACGGCGCTGCCCTTCTCCGCCATGTGCGTGCGGATCTCCTGCAATCCCTACCCCAACCTCCGCGCCCTCCGTCGTCGACGGGAGAAGCACAGGTCGCGGCTCACGCCGCTGTTCTGTCGGGGTCACCATCGCCGAGCCGTCGACATCGTGTTGTGCGTGCGCTCAGGTACTGCATCTCAGGACCCTCTCTCACACATACATGTTCTTGATTCGTTCGTCGTCCCGCAGCTGGATTGGCTCGTTCTTAATTCGTTCTTTCTTGCTCCCTTGCTTGGTTCTATACTCGCTTTGTTCCTTCGTCCCGCTGCTTATCTAGGTCTATATTGTGATTTACAGGGATCTGGTTAGG is from Triticum aestivum cultivar Chinese Spring chromosome 1B, IWGSC CS RefSeq v2.1, whole genome shotgun sequence and encodes:
- the LOC123111128 gene encoding putative FBD-associated F-box protein At3g50710 isoform X1, translated to MKRTVAASPAVRKKAAEAPAAAPAPKRRASAGTARRRPRKRIREDKLVSDGDLISHGDLISKLPDDVLGTIISLLPTKDGARTQAIARRWRPLWRSSPLNLDASYHLRRDEFKRLSLVSRILSDHPGPARCFAFRFIRLHKAKKRFAEDAAQINSWFHSRSLDNLQELEISFSLLEYGYGQSEKEKRYPLPPSVLRLASTLHLARIGSCDFPKEIAPSLNFPLLRQLHLWRVSISEDVFSGVLSGCHVLANLYLSEIREVGSLRICSPTLRIIVITCLFEGKGELVIMEAPRLERLLLRPPVLGSEIIRVVKAPKLEMLGLLSPCISEIEIVNIIFKGLISSSSESSIRTVKVLALNFSSPALDAILDILRCFPCLQKLYVIWDKYVKAEIKNARQYDPLDPIKCLDNHLKVLVLKNYKGGEEDVGFAKFFVLNAKVVKEINFGVCKEIGIDKSWMTNQLRLLEVETRASQDAQLKFGSGSYCWGTYLDTKDLCIADPFSCCFADGVDALSEAYM
- the LOC123111128 gene encoding F-box/LRR-repeat protein At3g03360 isoform X2; protein product: MKRTVAASPAVRKKAAEAPAAAPAPKRRASAGTARRRPRKRIREDKLVSDGDLISHGDLISKLPDDVLGTIISLLPTKDGARTQAIARRWRPLWRSSPLNLDASYHLRRDEFKRLSLVSRILSDHPGPARCFAFRFIRLHKAKKRFAEDAAQINSWFHSRSLDNLQELEISFSLLEYGYGQSEKEKRYPLPPSVLRLASTLHLARIGSCDFPKEIAPSLNFPLLRQLHLWRVSISEDVFSGVLSGCHVLANLYLSEIREGLISSSSESSIRTVKVLALNFSSPALDAILDILRCFPCLQKLYVIWDKYVKAEIKNARQYDPLDPIKCLDNHLKVLVLKNYKGGEEDVGFAKFFVLNAKVVKEINFGVCKEIGIDKSWMTNQLRLLEVETRASQDAQLKFGSGSYCWGTYLDTKDLCIADPFSCCFADGVDALSEAYM